A single window of Jiangella alkaliphila DNA harbors:
- a CDS encoding SDR family NAD(P)-dependent oxidoreductase: protein MGELDGLTAVVTGGAAGIGLATARRLAASGASVGVLDRAVDDAPSDLFAVQCDVTDSDAVVAAVAAVADRFGGLDILVNNAGIGAAGTVEDNSDAEWHHVYDVNVVGMVRASRAALPFLRRSQHAAIVNVCSIAATAGLPQRALYSATKGAVLSLTQAMAADHLPEGIRVNAVNPGTADTPWVTRLLEAAPDPAAERAALEARQPTGRLVPPDDIAAAIAYLAGPAAGSVTGTTISVDGGMQALRLRK, encoded by the coding sequence ATGGGTGAACTGGACGGCCTGACCGCGGTGGTCACCGGCGGAGCGGCGGGTATCGGGCTGGCCACGGCACGGCGGCTGGCCGCCTCCGGCGCCTCGGTCGGTGTGCTGGACCGCGCCGTCGACGACGCGCCCTCCGACCTCTTCGCCGTCCAGTGCGACGTCACCGACTCCGACGCCGTGGTGGCCGCGGTCGCCGCGGTGGCCGACCGGTTCGGCGGCCTGGACATCCTCGTCAACAACGCCGGCATCGGCGCCGCCGGCACCGTCGAGGACAACTCCGACGCCGAGTGGCACCACGTCTACGACGTCAACGTCGTCGGCATGGTCCGGGCCAGCCGCGCCGCGCTGCCGTTCCTGCGCCGCTCGCAGCACGCCGCCATCGTCAACGTCTGCTCCATCGCCGCGACGGCCGGGCTGCCGCAACGCGCCCTCTACTCCGCCACCAAGGGCGCCGTCCTCTCCCTCACCCAGGCGATGGCCGCCGACCACCTTCCCGAGGGCATCCGCGTCAACGCCGTCAACCCCGGCACCGCCGACACCCCTTGGGTCACCCGCCTGCTCGAGGCCGCGCCCGACCCCGCCGCCGAACGCGCCGCCCTCGAGGCCCGCCAGCCCACCGGCCGGCTCGTCCCGCCCGACGACATCGCGGCGGCGATCGCCTACCTCGCCGGCCCCGCCGCCGGCTCCGTCACCGGCACCACCATCTCCGTCGACGGCGGCATGCAAGCCCTGCGCCTGCGCAAGTAG
- a CDS encoding L-fuconate dehydratase: MSQITALDTFDLRFPTSRMLDGSDAMNPDPDYSAAYVIVRTDDSGPDGHGFVFTIGRGTDVQVAAIDALRPLLVGADVDALVADMGSTWRRLVHDSPLRWLGPEKGIMHMAIGAVVNALWDLAAKRAGVPLWRLLSDLSPEQLVDLVDFRYLTDVLDPAEALHLLQAAEPGRAERAADLVARGYPAYTTTPGWLGYDDAKLARLTREALDAGFTQIKLKVGGDLDDDVRRLGIAREICGPDVRIAIDANQRWDVDEAVRWVKELAPFDPWWVEEPTSPDDVLGHAAIAERIAPVRVATGEHVANRVVFKQLLQARATQFVQIDATRVAGVNENLAILLLAAKFGVPVCPHAGGVGLCEAVQHLAMVDYVAVSGSTENRVIEYVDHLHEHFADPVRVENGRYRAPERPGAGTEILVPSLVAHRFPDGEVWR; the protein is encoded by the coding sequence ATGAGCCAGATCACCGCTCTCGACACGTTCGACCTGCGCTTTCCGACGTCGCGGATGTTGGACGGGTCGGACGCGATGAACCCCGACCCGGACTATTCGGCGGCGTACGTCATCGTGCGCACCGACGACAGCGGTCCCGACGGTCACGGGTTCGTGTTCACCATCGGCCGCGGCACCGACGTGCAGGTCGCGGCGATCGACGCGCTCCGGCCGCTGCTGGTCGGCGCCGACGTCGACGCGCTGGTGGCGGACATGGGGAGCACCTGGCGGCGGCTGGTGCACGACTCGCCGCTGCGCTGGCTCGGCCCGGAGAAGGGCATCATGCACATGGCCATCGGGGCCGTGGTGAACGCGCTCTGGGACCTCGCGGCGAAGCGGGCCGGCGTCCCGCTGTGGCGGCTGCTGTCCGACCTCTCGCCGGAGCAGCTGGTCGATCTCGTCGACTTCCGCTACCTCACCGACGTGCTCGACCCGGCCGAGGCGCTGCACCTGTTGCAGGCCGCCGAGCCGGGCCGGGCCGAGCGCGCCGCCGACCTCGTCGCCCGCGGCTACCCGGCCTACACGACGACGCCGGGGTGGCTCGGGTACGACGACGCCAAGCTGGCCCGGCTGACCCGGGAGGCGCTCGACGCCGGGTTCACCCAGATCAAGCTGAAGGTCGGCGGCGACCTCGACGACGACGTCCGCCGACTCGGCATCGCGCGGGAGATCTGCGGACCGGACGTGCGCATCGCCATCGACGCCAACCAGCGCTGGGACGTCGACGAGGCGGTGCGCTGGGTGAAGGAGCTGGCGCCGTTCGACCCGTGGTGGGTCGAGGAGCCGACCAGCCCCGACGACGTCCTCGGCCACGCCGCCATCGCCGAGCGCATCGCGCCGGTCCGCGTCGCCACCGGCGAGCACGTCGCCAACCGGGTCGTGTTCAAGCAGCTGCTGCAGGCGCGCGCGACGCAGTTCGTGCAGATCGACGCCACCCGGGTGGCCGGTGTCAACGAGAACCTGGCGATCCTGCTGCTCGCGGCCAAGTTCGGCGTCCCGGTCTGCCCGCACGCCGGCGGGGTCGGGCTGTGCGAGGCGGTCCAGCACCTCGCCATGGTCGACTACGTCGCGGTCAGCGGCAGCACCGAGAACCGCGTCATCGAGTACGTCGACCACCTGCACGAGCACTTCGCCGACCCGGTCCGCGTCGAGAACGGCCGCTACCGCGCGCCGGAGCGGCCCGGCGCCGGCACCGAGATCCTGGTCCCGTCGCTGGTCGCGCACCGCTTCCCGGACGGTGAGGTGTGGCGCTGA
- a CDS encoding aldo/keto reductase, translating to MALTLSRLGFGAAPIAGLYTAVDPDTAAATVDAAWEAGVRYFDTAPHYGLGVSERRLGAALAGRDRDAYVVSTKAGRLLVPGDGGGDDDEGRFAVPATHRRVWDLSRDGIRRSLDDSLARLGLDRVDVLYLHDPEDRLDQALATALPALAELRDEGAVRAVGAGSKDAAALARLVRGGGLDVVMVAGRYTLLEQPALDELFPACAAAGTDVVAAGVYNSGLLAAPEPDPASTYEYAAAPPDVLARARDLATVCAEHGAVLPQAALQFPLRHPLVRSAVVGMRSPAEVRQNAAWLGAPVAPELWAALEGRGLIPADEAGAAAAP from the coding sequence GTGGCGCTGACGCTGAGCCGCCTCGGGTTCGGCGCGGCGCCGATCGCCGGGCTCTACACCGCCGTCGACCCGGACACCGCGGCCGCCACCGTCGACGCCGCCTGGGAGGCCGGGGTCCGCTACTTCGACACCGCGCCGCACTACGGGCTCGGGGTGTCCGAGCGGCGGCTCGGCGCGGCGCTGGCCGGGCGCGACCGCGACGCGTACGTCGTCTCCACCAAGGCGGGCCGGCTGCTGGTCCCCGGCGACGGCGGCGGGGACGATGACGAGGGCCGCTTCGCCGTCCCCGCCACCCACCGCCGGGTCTGGGACCTCAGCCGCGACGGCATCCGCCGCAGCCTGGACGACAGCCTGGCCCGGCTCGGCCTGGACCGGGTCGACGTCCTCTACCTGCACGACCCGGAGGACCGGCTGGACCAGGCGCTGGCGACGGCGCTGCCAGCGCTGGCCGAGCTGCGCGACGAGGGCGCCGTCCGGGCCGTAGGAGCCGGGTCGAAGGACGCCGCCGCGCTGGCCAGGCTGGTCCGCGGTGGCGGCCTCGATGTCGTCATGGTCGCCGGCCGCTACACGCTGCTCGAGCAGCCCGCGCTGGACGAACTGTTCCCGGCCTGCGCCGCCGCTGGTACGGACGTCGTGGCCGCCGGGGTGTACAACTCGGGCCTGCTCGCGGCGCCCGAGCCGGACCCCGCCAGCACCTACGAGTACGCCGCGGCGCCGCCGGACGTGCTGGCCCGCGCCCGCGACCTCGCCACCGTCTGCGCCGAGCACGGCGCCGTCCTGCCGCAGGCCGCGCTGCAGTTCCCGCTGCGCCACCCGCTGGTCCGCTCGGCCGTCGTCGGCATGCGCAGCCCGGCCGAGGTCCGGCAGAACGCCGCCTGGCTGGGCGCCCCGGTCGCACCGGAGCTGTGGGCCGCCCTCGAAGGGCGGGGGCTCATTCCCGCTGACGAGGCAGGCGCAGCGGCGGCGCCTTGA
- a CDS encoding phosphatase PAP2 family protein, which yields MTDDAQTRVSTRREWPWWAPSVSAGLAAAALLGLMTWQVVERGWFIAWDWDFHVYVDPRQPDGLTKSLLDALASLGGQRLYTLPIIAAVGLYVAYRQRHVRVLVAIASGLATVLLIGYWIKLGLGRTPPASGQDVLYGVGQAFPSGHTANATLTWFLLVVVLFGAHGLKPDPARFRRYLWVAGAGVLVTGFLMTALDYHWVSDIPGGMALGFLALMISVTVLKAPPLRLPRQRE from the coding sequence GTGACCGACGACGCACAGACCCGAGTGTCCACCCGGCGTGAGTGGCCGTGGTGGGCTCCGTCGGTGTCCGCGGGTCTGGCCGCCGCCGCCCTGCTGGGGCTGATGACCTGGCAGGTCGTCGAGCGCGGCTGGTTCATCGCCTGGGACTGGGACTTCCACGTCTACGTCGACCCTCGCCAGCCCGACGGCCTCACCAAGAGCCTGCTCGACGCGCTGGCCAGCCTCGGCGGCCAGCGGCTCTACACGCTGCCGATCATCGCCGCGGTGGGTCTGTACGTGGCGTACCGGCAACGGCACGTCCGCGTGCTCGTCGCCATCGCGTCCGGGCTGGCGACGGTGCTGCTCATCGGGTACTGGATCAAGCTCGGGCTGGGCCGCACGCCGCCGGCGAGCGGGCAGGACGTCCTGTACGGCGTCGGCCAGGCGTTCCCGTCCGGGCACACGGCCAACGCGACGCTCACCTGGTTCCTGCTGGTCGTGGTGTTGTTCGGGGCGCACGGGCTGAAGCCCGACCCGGCCCGGTTCCGCCGCTACCTCTGGGTGGCCGGCGCGGGTGTGCTGGTCACCGGGTTCCTCATGACCGCCCTCGACTACCACTGGGTCAGCGACATCCCCGGCGGCATGGCGCTGGGCTTCCTGGCGCTGATGATCTCGGTGACGGTGCTCAAGGCGCCGCCGCTGCGCCTGCCTCGTCAGCGGGAATGA
- the cysS gene encoding cysteine--tRNA ligase has protein sequence MSLRLYDTASSEIHDFVPVVPGKVGIYHCGLTVQGPPHIGHIRKEVVFDVLRRWFEHNGYEVTIVANVTDIDDKILTKSAEAGRPWWALAYENERALDAAYEVLGCLPATYQPRATGHIPEMIGLMELLIERGHAYAAEDGSGDVYFDVRSWPSYGELSGQKIDEMEPAADADPRGKRDPRDFALWKGHKPGEPETASWPTPFGTGRPGWHLECSAMAGKYLGAEFDIHGGGIDLRFPHHENELAQSRAAGRAFARTWMHNGWVTMAGEKMSKSLGNSLLVSDVVQRLRPIELRYYLVAPHYRSHVDFSEEAMAEAAAAFRRIEGYVVRAAEVTTDVQPAADVPPAFRAAMDDDLSVPQALAVLFDTVREGNTLLTSGERVELRSNLASVRAMLGVLGMDPLAEPWLGLGTIGSGGDRLRGAVDVLVHTVLEQRQRARENRDFATADALRDRLKAAGIVVEDNPDGTRWQLADEPGDIGGTA, from the coding sequence GTGAGTCTTCGCCTGTACGACACGGCCAGCAGTGAGATCCACGACTTCGTCCCGGTGGTGCCGGGCAAGGTCGGGATCTACCACTGTGGGCTGACCGTGCAGGGACCACCGCACATCGGCCACATCCGCAAGGAAGTCGTCTTCGACGTGCTGCGGCGCTGGTTCGAGCACAACGGCTACGAGGTCACCATCGTCGCCAACGTCACCGACATCGACGACAAGATCCTCACCAAGTCCGCCGAGGCGGGCCGCCCGTGGTGGGCCTTGGCGTACGAGAACGAGCGCGCGCTCGACGCTGCCTATGAGGTGCTCGGCTGCCTGCCGGCCACCTACCAGCCGCGGGCCACCGGGCACATCCCCGAGATGATCGGCCTCATGGAGCTGCTCATCGAGCGCGGGCACGCCTACGCGGCCGAGGACGGCTCCGGCGACGTCTACTTCGACGTGCGCTCGTGGCCGTCCTACGGCGAGCTGTCCGGCCAGAAGATCGACGAGATGGAGCCGGCCGCCGACGCCGACCCGCGCGGCAAGCGCGACCCCCGCGACTTCGCGCTGTGGAAGGGGCACAAGCCCGGCGAGCCCGAGACCGCGTCGTGGCCGACACCGTTCGGCACCGGCCGGCCGGGCTGGCACCTGGAGTGCTCGGCGATGGCCGGCAAGTACCTCGGTGCCGAGTTCGACATCCACGGCGGCGGCATCGACCTGCGCTTCCCGCACCACGAGAACGAACTGGCCCAGTCGCGCGCGGCCGGGCGCGCGTTCGCCCGCACCTGGATGCACAACGGCTGGGTCACCATGGCCGGCGAGAAGATGAGCAAGTCGCTGGGCAACTCGCTGCTGGTCTCCGACGTCGTGCAGCGGCTGCGGCCGATCGAGCTGCGCTACTACCTCGTTGCGCCGCACTACCGCAGCCACGTCGACTTCTCCGAGGAGGCCATGGCCGAGGCGGCCGCGGCGTTCCGGCGCATCGAGGGCTACGTGGTCCGCGCGGCCGAGGTGACCACCGACGTCCAGCCCGCCGCCGACGTCCCGCCGGCGTTCCGGGCGGCCATGGACGACGACCTCTCGGTGCCGCAGGCGCTGGCCGTGCTGTTCGACACCGTCCGCGAGGGCAACACGCTGCTGACGTCCGGCGAGCGGGTCGAGCTGCGGTCCAACCTCGCGTCGGTGCGGGCGATGCTCGGCGTGCTGGGCATGGACCCGCTGGCCGAGCCTTGGCTCGGCCTGGGCACCATCGGCAGCGGCGGCGACCGCCTGCGCGGGGCCGTCGACGTTCTCGTCCACACGGTGCTCGAGCAGCGCCAGCGGGCCCGCGAGAACCGCGATTTCGCCACCGCCGACGCCCTGCGCGACAGGCTCAAGGCGGCGGGCATCGTCGTCGAGGACAACCCCGACGGAACTCGCTGGCAACTCGCCGACGAGCCCGGAGACATCGGAGGCACCGCCTGA
- the rlmB gene encoding 23S rRNA (guanosine(2251)-2'-O)-methyltransferase RlmB, translated as MAGNSQRRGAMRKTGTKKGMVVGSGGQRRKALKGKGPTPKAEERPAHPASRKAAAARKAAEKAGAPRRPGTTGRPGAAETVAGRNAVVEALRAEVPVKAIYVAERIESDDRVREVLKIAAERSLPLLESPRSELDRITAGAVHQGLAMTLPPYEYADPADLVSAAFGAGEVPLIVALDGVTDPRNLGAVVRSAAAFGAHGVVVPERRSAGMTAGAWKTSAGAAARLPVAKATNLARALRAYQEAGLFVVGLDGAGDTDIAAAVALDQPLCLVVGSEGSGMSRIITETCDLVVRIPIVSSVESLNAGVAAGVALYEVTRARSVAEPR; from the coding sequence ATGGCCGGCAATTCCCAGCGCCGCGGCGCCATGCGCAAGACCGGAACGAAGAAGGGGATGGTCGTCGGGTCCGGCGGCCAGCGGCGCAAGGCGCTCAAGGGCAAGGGCCCGACGCCGAAGGCCGAGGAGCGCCCCGCCCACCCCGCGTCGCGCAAGGCGGCCGCGGCCCGCAAAGCGGCCGAGAAGGCCGGCGCGCCTCGCCGGCCCGGCACGACCGGCCGGCCCGGCGCCGCCGAGACCGTCGCCGGCCGCAACGCCGTCGTCGAGGCGCTGCGGGCCGAGGTGCCGGTCAAGGCCATCTACGTGGCCGAGCGCATCGAGAGTGACGACCGCGTCCGCGAGGTGCTGAAGATCGCCGCCGAGCGCAGCCTGCCGCTGCTCGAGTCGCCGCGGTCCGAGCTGGACCGCATCACCGCCGGCGCTGTGCACCAGGGGCTGGCGATGACGCTGCCGCCGTACGAGTACGCCGACCCCGCCGACCTCGTCTCCGCCGCGTTCGGCGCCGGTGAGGTGCCGCTGATCGTCGCCCTCGACGGCGTCACCGACCCGCGCAACCTGGGCGCCGTCGTCCGCTCGGCCGCCGCGTTCGGCGCCCATGGCGTCGTCGTCCCCGAGCGGCGCAGCGCCGGCATGACGGCCGGGGCCTGGAAGACCTCCGCCGGCGCGGCCGCCCGGCTGCCCGTCGCGAAGGCGACCAACCTGGCCCGGGCGCTGCGCGCCTACCAGGAGGCCGGGCTGTTCGTCGTCGGGCTCGACGGCGCCGGCGACACCGACATCGCGGCCGCAGTGGCCCTGGACCAGCCGCTGTGCCTGGTGGTCGGGTCCGAGGGCTCGGGCATGTCGCGCATCATCACCGAAACCTGCGACCTGGTCGTGCGCATCCCCATCGTCAGCAGTGTCGAGTCGCTCAACGCGGGCGTCGCGGCCGGCGTGGCGCTCTACGAGGTCACCCGCGCCAGGAGCGTCGCCGAGCCACGGTAG
- a CDS encoding acyl-CoA dehydrogenase family protein, with protein MSVERMLPTPEAEDLIGLVRDIAERELRPRASAAEEAGEYPRDLVRMLGRIGLLGLPYEETYGGGAQPYEVYLQVLEELAERWATVALTVSVHSLSCWPLATHGTIEQRKRWLPDLIGGDLLGAYCLSEPQAGSDAAAITTRAVRDGDGYVLTGTKAWITHGGIADFYTVFARTSDDGSHGISCFLVPGDAPGLSCGAPEKKMGMTASPTTILNLDGVRVPLERRIGREGDGFGMALEALNSGRLGVAAIATGLGEAALTAAVEYAREREQFGQPIIDHQGLGFLLADMAAAVESARALYIVAARRRDASLPFRHQASVAKLVGTDNAMQVTTDAVQVLGGAGYTRDHPVERYFREAKVMQIFEGTNQIQRLVISRILRSSG; from the coding sequence GTGTCCGTGGAGCGCATGCTGCCCACGCCCGAGGCCGAAGACCTGATCGGCCTGGTTCGCGATATCGCCGAGCGCGAGCTGAGGCCTCGCGCCTCGGCTGCGGAGGAGGCGGGCGAGTACCCGCGCGACCTCGTCCGCATGCTCGGCCGCATCGGCCTGCTCGGCCTGCCGTACGAAGAGACGTACGGCGGCGGCGCACAGCCGTACGAGGTGTACCTGCAGGTCCTGGAGGAGCTGGCCGAGCGCTGGGCCACCGTGGCGCTCACCGTCAGCGTCCACTCGCTGTCCTGCTGGCCGCTGGCCACGCACGGCACGATCGAGCAGCGCAAGCGCTGGCTGCCCGACCTCATCGGCGGCGACCTGCTGGGCGCGTACTGCCTGTCCGAGCCGCAGGCCGGCTCCGACGCGGCGGCCATCACCACGCGGGCGGTCCGCGACGGCGACGGCTACGTGCTCACCGGCACCAAGGCGTGGATCACCCACGGCGGCATCGCCGACTTCTACACGGTCTTCGCCCGCACCTCCGACGACGGCTCGCACGGCATCTCGTGCTTCCTGGTGCCGGGCGACGCGCCGGGGCTGTCGTGCGGCGCGCCGGAGAAGAAGATGGGGATGACCGCGTCGCCCACCACGATCCTCAACCTCGACGGCGTCCGGGTGCCGCTCGAGCGGCGCATCGGCCGCGAGGGCGACGGCTTCGGCATGGCGCTGGAGGCGCTGAACTCCGGCCGGCTGGGCGTCGCCGCCATCGCGACCGGCCTGGGCGAGGCGGCGCTGACGGCGGCGGTCGAGTACGCCCGCGAGCGCGAGCAGTTCGGGCAGCCGATCATCGACCACCAGGGCCTCGGCTTCCTGCTCGCCGACATGGCGGCCGCGGTCGAGAGCGCCCGCGCCCTCTACATCGTCGCGGCCCGCCGCCGCGACGCGTCGCTGCCGTTCCGGCACCAGGCCAGCGTGGCCAAGCTGGTAGGGACAGACAACGCGATGCAGGTGACGACCGACGCCGTCCAGGTGCTCGGCGGCGCCGGCTACACCCGCGACCACCCGGTCGAGCGGTACTTCCGCGAGGCGAAGGTCATGCAGATCTTCGAGGGTACGAACCAGATCCAGCGGCTGGTCATCTCGCGCATCCTCCGGTCGTCCGGGTGA
- a CDS encoding TrmH family RNA methyltransferase: MVERRNATFQQWQALLTNRAKRQSSGELLVQGVRPISLAAAAGVPFVSLLFDGRPRPSSWAAELLASGVAPVVRVAPELLAELGERSDGAPELLAVVRRPLDDSVDRLPVAPDALVVVFDRPVSPGNVGSLVRSADALGAHAVVVTGHAADPWDPQAVRASTGSVFTIPVLRLPGPAPVLDWAAGRATVVGTDESGTVDLAEAPLAGPAVVVIGNETTGMSRAWRDGCDVVARIPMTGGASSLNAAAAGAVVLYEALRQRS, from the coding sequence ATGGTCGAGCGGCGCAACGCGACGTTCCAGCAGTGGCAGGCGCTGCTGACCAACCGGGCCAAGCGCCAGTCCAGCGGCGAGCTGCTGGTCCAGGGCGTGCGGCCGATCTCGCTGGCCGCCGCGGCCGGGGTGCCGTTCGTCTCGCTGCTGTTCGACGGCCGGCCGCGGCCCTCGTCGTGGGCGGCAGAGTTGTTGGCGTCGGGCGTGGCGCCGGTCGTGCGGGTGGCGCCGGAGCTGCTGGCCGAGCTCGGCGAGCGCTCCGACGGCGCGCCCGAGCTGCTCGCCGTCGTCCGCCGCCCTCTGGACGACTCGGTGGACCGGCTGCCGGTGGCGCCGGACGCCCTGGTCGTGGTGTTCGACCGGCCGGTCAGCCCCGGCAACGTGGGGTCGCTGGTGCGGTCGGCCGACGCGCTCGGCGCACACGCGGTGGTGGTGACGGGGCACGCGGCGGACCCGTGGGACCCGCAGGCCGTTCGGGCCAGCACCGGCTCGGTCTTCACCATCCCGGTGCTGCGGCTGCCCGGGCCCGCGCCGGTCCTGGACTGGGCCGCCGGCCGGGCGACGGTCGTCGGCACCGACGAGTCGGGCACGGTCGACCTGGCGGAGGCGCCGCTGGCCGGCCCCGCCGTCGTCGTGATTGGCAACGAGACCACCGGCATGAGCCGCGCCTGGCGCGACGGCTGCGATGTCGTCGCCCGCATCCCCATGACCGGCGGCGCCAGCTCGCTCAACGCGGCCGCCGCCGGCGCCGTCGTCCTCTACGAAGCGCTCCGCCAACGTTCGTAG
- a CDS encoding Fic family protein: MASWESAHWESQLQSGVPRAAQRAGSYRRYVPDAIDGLALAVRGDLSREVTRVERDIRTLNGSDADGLAGIARFLLRSEAIASSRIEGIASSLQQVALAELGQSEAVRGVSEQARQVADNMTVVRRSTTELVQADQLTVEGIVDLHASLLPDQPQLHGLRTVQNWIGGSDWNPIRADFVPPAPERVPELMADLVDYLNGAAHAPLIQAAVVHAQFETIHPFVDGNGRVGRALIHTVLARRGATQRAVLPVSLVLATLRDRYIAGLGAYRHQAAAGTPDASVAVNEWLEMFVEASAIAVEQSSLLRDRVNELGIAWAARLSAYRRAAGVRATPRADSAVARLLGQLSEAPVVTATTLTRILDVSFPAATAALEELRQAGILHTKAIERGATAYIAREVLDLIAVAERTLASTRFDTRVAAPNRPAPALPGA, encoded by the coding sequence ATGGCTTCCTGGGAATCTGCGCACTGGGAATCCCAGCTCCAGTCCGGTGTGCCCAGGGCCGCGCAGCGTGCGGGGTCGTACCGGCGTTACGTTCCCGATGCCATCGACGGTCTTGCCCTTGCTGTGCGGGGCGATCTCTCCAGGGAGGTCACCCGAGTCGAGCGTGACATCCGCACGCTCAACGGCTCCGATGCCGACGGGCTGGCGGGCATCGCTCGGTTCTTGCTCCGATCCGAGGCGATCGCCAGCTCTCGGATCGAGGGCATCGCATCCTCACTGCAACAGGTGGCACTGGCCGAGTTGGGCCAGTCCGAAGCGGTGCGGGGCGTGAGCGAGCAGGCGCGCCAAGTCGCTGACAACATGACCGTCGTTCGCCGGTCCACGACCGAACTGGTTCAGGCTGACCAGCTGACCGTCGAAGGCATCGTGGATCTGCACGCCTCGCTGCTGCCCGACCAGCCGCAGCTCCACGGCCTGCGCACTGTCCAGAACTGGATCGGCGGGTCGGACTGGAATCCGATCCGAGCCGACTTCGTGCCGCCGGCACCCGAGCGGGTGCCGGAGCTGATGGCCGACCTCGTCGACTATCTCAACGGCGCCGCGCACGCGCCGCTGATCCAAGCAGCTGTGGTGCACGCACAGTTCGAGACGATCCACCCGTTCGTCGACGGCAACGGGCGCGTCGGCCGGGCACTGATCCACACCGTTCTCGCGCGTCGTGGAGCGACCCAGCGGGCTGTGCTGCCGGTCAGCCTGGTCCTCGCTACCTTGCGCGACCGATACATCGCCGGTCTCGGCGCGTATCGGCACCAGGCGGCCGCCGGAACGCCCGACGCCAGCGTCGCGGTCAACGAGTGGCTGGAGATGTTCGTCGAGGCATCGGCCATCGCCGTCGAGCAGTCTTCGTTGCTGCGAGACCGGGTCAACGAGCTGGGGATCGCGTGGGCGGCCCGGCTGTCGGCTTATCGGAGGGCGGCTGGTGTGCGGGCGACTCCGCGAGCCGACTCGGCCGTCGCGCGCCTGCTCGGGCAACTGTCGGAGGCACCGGTGGTGACCGCGACGACTCTCACGAGGATCCTGGACGTCTCGTTCCCAGCGGCGACCGCGGCGCTGGAGGAGCTGCGACAGGCCGGGATCCTGCACACGAAGGCCATCGAGCGAGGTGCGACCGCCTACATCGCCCGCGAGGTGCTTGATCTCATCGCGGTCGCCGAGCGCACCTTGGCCAGCACGAGGTTCGACACTCGGGTGGCGGCGCCGAACCGGCCGGCGCCGGCTCTTCCGGGCGCCTGA